ACGAGGCCCACCGCCGCCGACCAGCCGAGCCGCCAGGCGATCATCCCGCGGGCCTTGACCTCCGGGCCGAGGCTCAAGGTGGTGGCGTCCGCGTTCGGGTAGACCGCGATGTTGCGCAGCCCGAGCACGACGTTCTCGTGGACCGCGAAGCCGGCGCCGAGGCCGTAGGACATGCCGTGCCGCAGGCCCTCAGGCGTCCTGGCCAGGAGCGGCGCCGCGCTGAGCTGGACGTCGAGACGGGTCGAGGAGAGGTCGGGCGTGCCCGGCCCGCCGCGCGTGTCGTAGTAGAACGAGTCGATGGCGGCGTAGGCGTAGGTGTAGAGCGCCGTGAACGCGAACGCCGCGGATCCGGCGAACGCCGCGCCGTACCGATCCTCCGGAGCGCCCTCCTCGACCTGTCGCCCCGTCAGCAGGGCGCCCGCGAGCGCCGCCGCGAAGACGCCCGTCAACAGGCCGGCCTGCGCGTACCGCTTCTCGACGCCGTGCGCGATCCCGGGCAGGACGAGCGATGCGCCGAGCGCCGCGGCCGGATGGAGCCTCGCGCCCTCCCGCTTCGCGAGCGGGCGGGACACGTCGCCGCCGGCCGGACCCGGCACGATCTCCTCGGAGATCGCGGTCGATCCCGGGCGCACGCCCGACGCATCTTCGCCCCACACGGCGCCGCCGCCGAGCGGCGTCTCGCCGAGCGGTCTCGTGGAACCGTCGTCGTACATCGCCCCTTCGGGCTCCTTTCCGGGTTCGGGCGCGCCGCCCTTCGAGGCCGCCGCGGCGATGGGGCGCTCGGTGAACGAGCTCTGATCGAGGATGCGGACGTCGCCGTTCGCGAGCGCGATGCTCGCCGACCACAGGCTGCGCGCGTCGCGCCACCGCACCTCGTAGCTCCCGGGCACGAGGGCGACCGTCATCTGGGCTCCGCGAGGCTTGACGACCTCGGCGTCGATCTGGCCGCCCTCGCCGACGAACATGACGGTGCCGCCGAGCCCGGGCGCCAGCTCGACCCGGGCCCTGCCCGCGCGGACCGCGGTGAGCGTCACCTCTCCCTGCCCCTCCAGCGCGTAGAGAAACGTGGGATGCTGCGCGCCGCCCGAGGTGCCCTCGGTCTCCTGGACCGTGAACCTGTAGGCGTACTCGTAGGCCTCCACGGCGGAGACGGTGCCGTCGCCGGTCGCGTCCGCCGGGCCTCGCAACCCGGACATGAGGTGGTGGCTGAAGAACGACGAGCGCAGGACGTCCGACTCCTGCGCCGGCTCCGCGGCCGAGGCGGAGGTCAGGATC
This genomic stretch from Pseudomonadota bacterium harbors:
- a CDS encoding caspase family protein, producing the protein MRRRCERVLAAAIAVAFLLAAGAAAADEVTRFAVIAGNNIGLASAEPLKYAERDARRMAALLSEIGGVKSGDLALLEGAGPDDLRRALDDVAARAQGANGDTVFVFYYSGHADSGWLRMGGRGISVSELRKRLELMPAKVRIAIVDACQSGEITRSKGGKVVSPFIDERPVDVEGLVILTSASAAEPAQESDVLRSSFFSHHLMSGLRGPADATGDGTVSAVEAYEYAYRFTVQETEGTSGGAQHPTFLYALEGQGEVTLTAVRAGRARVELAPGLGGTVMFVGEGGQIDAEVVKPRGAQMTVALVPGSYEVRWRDARSLWSASIALANGDVRILDQSSFTERPIAAAASKGGAPEPGKEPEGAMYDDGSTRPLGETPLGGGAVWGEDASGVRPGSTAISEEIVPGPAGGDVSRPLAKREGARLHPAAALGASLVLPGIAHGVEKRYAQAGLLTGVFAAALAGALLTGRQVEEGAPEDRYGAAFAGSAAFAFTALYTYAYAAIDSFYYDTRGGPGTPDLSSTRLDVQLSAAPLLARTPEGLRHGMSYGLGAGFAVHENVVLGLRNIAVYPNADATTLSLGPEVKARGMIAWRLGWSAAVGLVAEIHVERAAEGTPAHAFSAMPYVAAGLHYFPARAWSLDFGARGGWTVGSRRVLGEAVQAPHAFAIEYMGGLTWHH